AACACTGTGAACAAAATCTTTATCACCtacaatgccttcggaaagtattcagacccgttgactttttccacattttgttacgttacagccttattctaaaattgattaaattgttttttttccctcatcaatccacacacaataccccataatgttgaaggaaaaacagatttttagaaatgtttgctaatttaacatttaaaaaaaataactgaaatataatatttatataagtattcagacccttcactcagtactttgttgaagcacctttggcagcgattacagcctcaagtcttcttgggtatgacgctacaagcttggcacacctgtatttggtgagtttctccaattattctctgctgatcctctcaagctctgtcaggttggatggggagcgttgctgcacagggccactcaaggacattcagagacttgtccctgagacactcctgctttgtcttggctgtttgcttagggtcgttgtcctgttggaaggtgaaccttcaccccagtctgaggtcctgagcgctctggagcaggttttcatcaaggatctctctgtactttgctccgttcatctttccctcgatcctgactagtctcccagtccctgccgctgaaaaacatccccacagcatgatgctgccaccaccatgattcactgtagggatggtgccaggtttcctccagacgtgatgcttgacattcaggccaaagagttcaatcttggtttcatcagaccagggaatcttgtttctcatggtctgagagtctttaggtgccttttgccaaactccaagcgggctgtcatgtgccttttacattaaggcctgattggtggagtgctgcagagatggttgtccttctggaaggttctcccatctccacagaggaactctagagctctgtcagagtgaccatcgggttaataagttatttctattttttattttcataattttgcaaaaacgtctaaaaatctgtttttgctttgtcattactggGTATTATGTGTATTTTGCTGAGGATCTtgctttatttaatccattttagaataaggctattacgtaacaaaatgtggaaaagtaaaggggtctgaatactttcccacgTCACTGTACATCACCTAAATGATGCCActtctgtgtaaagggttctacatggaacccaaaagagttctaactggaaccaaaaaggattcttcaaagggttctcctatgggaacagctgaagaacccgtttaggttctagatagcagattttttctaagagtgcaggggcggactgggacaagAATTCGGCCCTGGCATTTTATGCAAACCAGCCCATATCAATATGTGCGCCGCCCTGACACTACACACCCTACTTAGACACAGGCAGTAGTGCAGACACATAACATtggtgtgatgagtgtgatagaaggagtcaggcgcaggagggtaatcactgaatgaagagtttattccgtcgtacacaaatagcattggatagcgacaaacgaaacaggcacaggggaaatctaccctggcaatacaaggtaaaggtagctccaacaataacaggcacaggggaaatatctaccccggcaataacaaggtacgagtagttcaccgagctacactactctcacaattatacaatcacccacaaggacaaggggggcagagggaacacttatacacggactaatgaggggataagaaccaggtgtgtgtgattgacaaggcaagacaaatggaatgatgaataatggagcggcagtggctagtaagccggtgacgacgaacggcgaagcctgcccgaacaaggaggggaggcagcctcggcggaagtcgtgacaattggCAGTACAGTATAGTGTTTCTCAACCATTTCTTTACCGTTGACTGGCGAAACATGGTACTCCTCCTTTTTAACAAGCTCATATTTAAAACAAATACAGTATTTAAAAACACCACttgagatacaactcaccactatcactgtgCCTCTGCTCTAGCCATTTTGTCCATCTGTCTCAGCATCTTCTGTGCTGTTAATCTGTGCTTTCTCTAGTTCTCTAGCCAATCCGCCCCTGCATTTAAGGGCAATTGTTAGGCCCAGATATGAATCCAAATCGACATTAGCTTTTTGCCGTTTGTTATCGCATACATTTATGCGATGATTGGATTTAGAACTGTGGATCATGGTAGATAGAGAGTGGAATAGCCCTTCCAAACATGATTTAAATttaacaaagccatcaccaacTGGCCGAGTAAACATACTGTAGCTTtgaatctacagtcgtggtcaaaagatttgagaatgacacaaatataaattttcacgaagtctgctgcctcagtttttattatggcaatttgcatatactccagaatgttatgaagagtgatcagattaattgcaattaattgcaaagtccctctttgccatgaaaatgaacttaattccccaaaaacatttccactgcatttcagccctgccacaaaaggaccagctgacatcatgtcagtgattctctcgttaacacaggtgagagtgttgacgaggacaaagctggagatcactctgtcatgctgattgagttagaataacagactggaagctttaaaaggagggtggtgcttgaaatcattgttcttcctctgttaaccatgtatacctgcaaggaaacacgtgccgtcatcattgctttgcacaaaaacggcttcacaggcaagaatattgctgctagtaagattgcacctaaatcaacaatttatcggatcatcaagaacttcaaggagagaggttcaattgttgtgaaaaaggcttcagggcgcccaagaaagtccagcaagcgccaggaccgtctcctaaagttgattcagctgcgggattggggtaccaccagtgcagagcttgctcaggaatggcagcaggcaggtgtgagtgcatctgcatgcacagtgaggcaaatacttttggaggatggcctggtgtcaagaagggcagcgaggtagccacttctctccaggaaaaacatcagggacagactgatattctgcaaaaggtacagggattggactgctgaggactggggtaaagtaattttctctgatgaatcccctttctgattgtttggggcatctggaaaaaagcttgtctggagaagacaaggtgagcgctaccatcagtcctgtctcatgccaacagtaaagcatcctgagaccattcatgtgtggggttgcttctcagccaagggagtgggctcactcacaattttgcctaagaacacagccatgaataaagaatggtaccaacacatcctccgagagcaacttctcccaaccatccaagaacagtttggtgacgaacaatgccttttccagcatgatggagcaccttgccataaggcaaaagtgataactaagtggctcggggaacaaaacatagaaatgttgggtccatggccaggaaactccctagaccttaatcccattgagaacttgtggtcaatcctcaagaggcgggtggacaaacaaaaacccacaaattatgacaaactccaagcattgattatgcaagaatgggctgccatcaggcccagaagttaattgacagcatgccaggacggattgcagaggtcttgaaaaagaagggtcaacactgcaaatattgactctttgcataaacgtaatgtaattgtcaataaaagcctttgacacttatggaatggttgtaattatacttcagtataccatagtaacatctgacaaaaatatctaaaaacactgaagcagcaaacttccaatacaaaacttttgaccacgactgtagttgaAAACCAACACAGCTGCAAGACACTACACATTAGCATTTCCATTATGGAAAATATAGATGACAACTTTGTTTGCATTCAATTCCATACTGCCTTCAACATCCTAACAAAATGAGGGtgatcagattttttttttacccacGCCCTTAACTATTTTCCAGTAAGCCAAAGAACTCCACAATATACAATATCCTCAAAGTGATCCTTGTTACAATGCATCAGTTACATGGCAGTGAATACATGTACAGCTGGTTGTATTCATCATGCAAAGTATAGCAACTAATTACAGGGATTATTGTTAAGGTTCTATGTTTGACATATGCATCATTGCAGCAACTGATTATGTTTAGCAGTTATTCTCAGGGTCCTTTAACGTCagaaatgtacagtatatgtatgaCTGACACATGGATAGTGTGATAGTCAAGCTTATAGCTCTGTTCAACATCTGTGGCCTTTTTCTGTTGGTATTCTTTTTCCTTTATAGCCAGAAATGTATAGGCTTACTTTAATAATGAGTATATGTTGTGAGTTGACACAGGAGTTAATTTATTACTGTCGGACTGGTAATCAAAGAAATGGTGACCTTGACTTTTCTCCATTCTCTCCCTGTCCCAAGGATTTTATTATTGACACAGATCACTTTATAACTACTCCATTTATGTTCAAAGTTAAAGCGTACATCATTAACGTCATTTTCAAACTGAAGTTTCTAGGGCTTTCAGAAGATCTATCGGTTCAGTGCTAAGGAATATATTGGCAGCTGTGCTGCCATCttgttagaaggtaacagattattttattatagtgattaagagtgactttcattgtgttccatggtgtttagcgccccctagtggagctttctggtacttagaatTATGGACGAAAACCCGGAAGTAAAGTTGTTATTATGCACGCagacaagcagctagaaacaacgctactgtacagttctttcagtgcaactatttcttgttacgcttcagcctcggaaaatatttgtttgtaagttcaattcaagcatattgcaagtgatgataatattgttattgacagaattgcttacttatcaatgttaattggttacatttactcacgcaaattgcattgactttcatggatgccgttagctgtattagtttgctcgtgcgtcatgtaaaagaagtgtaaaacatactatagtttgttactgtttctagtgtaatatgctttgttattgtacagaggtgtttgtacattattagagtaatgaaaggagttggctagttgatactcatagagtaattatctatttggtttgtcgtcatgccagatacatggtaacttggcacttgctttgtatttatgcaacttcaacttgaaatgtataatgtacagctacagtatgtcaatgtgaattgaatactaaagtatattattttctgtatttgcagtttcacaacataaacgttttcaatacattcgttcaagaaaagtcacgccttggaagttttattgaagactcagttgttagctatctgtctagttttgcacgGGAACGCAATTCCAGGGCAGAATAGTGAAAAAACATCATCACGGCGGGCTCAAGCACAAGAATAATCGCACGTGGTGGTTATGATTCTACGTTCATTAGCCAACAAAGCCTCTGATCCTAGGGATGACCAGCAGTCTACGATGCAGCAACCAGAGGCAAGTGTTcgacagaaagaggaagaggagcgagtaagagagatggaggagcctCTTCAGCACATTGAGACCAAGTCTCAGTCTACAAGATCAAGGTCATCAAAACAGTCAAGCAGATCCTCAACTGTGAGTTGTGCAGCCATCAAAGCACGTGCCAAGGCGGACGCAGCGCGTGCTCGAGTCTCCTATGCTGAAAAGGAAGCTTCTATGATGAAACAAAAAGCGGAACTGGATGCAAGTTTATATGTTCTCCAAGTTGAGAGAACAGCTGCTGCTGCGTTGGCTGAAGCTGTAGCCCTTGAAGAAGCGGTAGAGTCTGAACGCAGAGAGCTCCACAGAGAACTCAACACAGGGACACAGCCCTTAAGTCCAGTCCAACGTACTTGTGAGTATGTGCAACAACATGCTAGGCCCTACTTTGCTGAAATGCCATTTGAAGTAGAGACACAAGAGCTTAGTGTTGACCCAGCTACAGGCCACAATCCAGAAAGTAGCAAACAACGGAGCATGAGCAGAGACTCTCCGTACAAAAGAAATGAAAAGCAGCATGGTGGAAAGGGAAAACAAACCCACTTCCAGTCACCGAAACAAAGCTTCCCTGAGTCACAAGTGGCACCAGAACTCACCAAGTACCTCCTGCGCCGTGAGATGGTGAGTTCCGGACTCCTGAAGTTTGATGATCGTCCTGAAAATTATTGGGCATGGAAAGCATCTTTTCTCAATGCGACCAGAGACTTGAATCTATCAGCCAGGGAAGAGTTAGATCTAATTACCAAGTGGCTAGGGGCAGAGTCGTCTGAGCAAGCAAAGAGAATTAGATCTGTCTATATTCTCAATGCAACAGCAGGGCTTAACATGGTCTGGCAACGACTAGAAGAGTGCTATGGTACACCCGAAGTGATCGAGAATGCACTGTTGAAGAAAATTGATGAATTTCCAAAACTGTCTAACAAAGACAATCACAAACTAAGAGAACTGGGTGACATTCTTCTCGAACTGGAGTGTGCTAAAGAAGAAGGGTACCTTCCAGGCCTCGCTTATCTGGACACATCTCGTGgggtaaaccctatagtagagaaACTTCCATTCAGTTTACAAGAGAAATGGATAGCACAGGGATCCAAATACAAGGAGGACTATCGGGTAGCATTCCCACCATTCTCGTTTTTCTCGAGATTCATCAGGAACCAGGTGAAAATTAGAAACGAccccagcttcaccctctacacctcaACTACCCAGGTGTCTGTGAAAAGTGAGAAACCTGTCAGGTACAGCAGCAAGACACCTGTGACTGTACACAAAACAGATGTGTCATCTGAGCCCTCAGACCACCAAACCAAACCCAGTAAGACAAAGGTTGAAAGCCCTGACCATCACTGTCCAATACATAACAAGCCTCATCCTCTTAAAAAGTGTCGCGGATTTAGATACAAAACTCTAGATGAGCGCAAAGCATATCTCAAAGAGAATGGCATTTGTTTCCGATGTTGTGGGTCAACTCAGCACAGAGCTAAAGACTGTAAGGTGTCAATCAAGTGCTCCGAGTGTGACAGCGACAGACATCTTGCTGCTCTGCATCCAGGTCCAGCTCCTTCAACGATAGACACCGCTACAGCAGAGAAAGAGCATGGCGGGGAGCAAGGTGAAGATGCTCTTCTATCAGTCACCTCAAAGTGTACCGAGATCTGTGGTGAGGCAGCCAATCCAAGATCATGTTCAAAAATATGCCTAGTCAAAGCTTATCCAgctgggaaaagagagaaagctgTCAAAATGTATGCAGTGCTTGATGAACAGAGCAACAAATCTCTGGCCAAGACAGAGTTTTTCAATCTCTTCAACATCAATGACAACTCTGCTCCATACACCATGAAGACCTGTTCTGGGGTAACAGAGACTTCAGGCAGGAGAGCCGTCAACTTCATGGTGGAGTCTATAGACGGACACAAGCAGCTCACTCTCCCTACTCTGATAGAGTGTGACATGATGCCAGACGATAGAATGGAGATTCCCTCCCCAGACATTGTGCATCATCATCCCCATCTGCAACCAGTGGCGGACAAAATTCCAGCTGTGGACCCAGACGCTCCCATCCTCCTGCTCTTAGGACGAGACATCTTAAGGGTACACAAGGTACGAGAACAAATCAATGGGCCCCACAACACTCCTTATGCACAGCGACTCGACCTCGGGTGGGTCATCGTGGGTGAAGTTTGTCTGGGAACGGCTCACCGACCAGCCAGTGTTAACGTGTTCAGGACAAACATACTTCAAAATGGTCGCACGTCCTATCTGAGCCCTTGCCCTGACATCATCCAGGTGAAAGAGAACTACAGCAGCGTAGATCAGcaacacatttctctctctacaGGGCACTCGAGAGATCCAAGCACAACTGTAAACACTGACAGCAATCCAGCAGACCATGCAACCAGGCCCATACGAGCCGCACTCTTAAAGCACACCAGTTGGTTCTCAGGTCCCCCTTTTCTGACTCAAGCAAACTCAAGTGAGTCTGAGACCATCAATTTTGACCTTGTAGAGCCTGGACGCAGACGCAGAGATTCGGCCAGACGTCACTGCCTTCGTCACTAAGGTTTCTGGAGCTCAATTCGGCTCTCATCGCTTTGAGAGGTTCTCGAACTGGAAAGCTCTCAATCGAGCCACAGCACGACTCATTCATGTTGCCAGATCCTTTCACAAAAGTGCGGACGACAACAACTGCAGAGGCTGGCATCAGTGTAAAAAACCATGCAGTACAAGTGAGTTGTCACAAGCCAAAACAGCAATCATTCACTGTGTGCAACATGAAGTCTTCAAAGAGGAATTCAAATGCCTTGAGAAAGGAAAAGAGTTACCAAAACAAAGTACACTCAAAAAGCTGAACCCAGTGATTGATGAGGATGGGTTGCTGAGGGTGGGAGGCCGATTATCCTCTGCCGACCTGTCACAAGACGAAAAACATCCTCTCATCATCCCACGGACGCATCATGTCGCCACTCTGCTGGTAAGACATTATCACGAGCAAGTGGCTCACCAGGGCCGTCATTTTTCAGATGGAGCTATTCGAGCAGCAGGCTTCTGGATTATTGGGAGCAAACATCTGGTCTCTGGTATAATCCACAAGTGTGTCACCTGCCGTAAGGTTAGAGGAAAGTCAGTTGACCAAAAGATGGCGGACTTACCTGCAGACAGACTCACATCAGAGCCACCATTCACCAGTGTTggacttgatgtgtttggaccatggaatGTCATAACTCGTCGCACTAGAGGTGGTAGTGCAGACTCCAAGCGCTGGGCGGTACTCTTTACATGTATGTCTACTAGAGCAGTCCATATTGAGCTCATCGAATCCATGTCCACATCCAGCTTCATCAACGCGCTGAGGCGTTTTTTCTCTATCCGCGGTCCAGCAAAAGTGCTACGATCTGATCGAGGTACAAACTTTATAGGTGCCTGCAGGGAACTGGGAATCGACACAAATGACTCAGAGTTGACTAAATACCTCTCAGACAAGGGATGTACTTGGATATTTAATCCCCCACACTCGTCTCATATGGGTGGTTCTTGGGAGAGACTCATTGGGGTTGCCAGACGTATCCTTGATGCTATGCTGTTTCAGACGGGCTCCACTCGTCTCACACATGAGGTCTTGAGCACTCTTATGTCTGAAGTTATGGCAATAATCAATGCGAGACCCCTAGTGTCAGTGTCAACCGATCCTGACATGCCTGCCATTCTTACACCCTCAATGTTACTGACACAAAAGACCAACGCTACCTCAGCCCCTTCTGGATATTTCCACATGAACGATCTTCATGGAAAACAGTGGAAGCAAGTCCAGTGTCTCGCTGACACTTTCTGGAAAAGGTGGAGACAGGAGTACCTGACAACACTGCAGAGACGCAGAAAATGGACAGCAGAAAAGCCAAATGTGAAAGTGGGAGATGTTGTCTTATTGAAAGACAGTCAGACGCACAGAAATGACTGGCCAGTCGGACTTGTGGTAAAAACCTTTCCCAGTACTGACGGAAAGGTCAGGAAAGTAGAACTAAAGGTTGTCAAGCAAGGGATTGCTAAGGTGTTTCTGAGACCAATCTCAGAGATTGTTGTTCTTCTTTCTGAAGCATCCTAGAGGCAAAATATTTGATTTCATAGTGGCACAATCTCATTATACCAGGCGGGGagtgtgctgccatcttgttagaaggtaacagattattttattatagtgattaagagtgactttcattgtgttccatggtgtttagcgccccctagtggagctttctggtacttagaatTATGGACGAAAACCCGGAAGTAAAGTTGTTATTATGCACGCagacaagcagctagaaacaacgctactgtacagttctttcagtgcaactatttcttgttacgcttcagcctcggaaaatatttgtttgtaagttcaattcaagcatattgcaagtgatgataatattgttattgacagaattgcttacttatcaatgttaattggttacatttactcacgcaaattgcattgactttcatggatgccgttagctgtattagtttgctcgtgcgtcatgtaaaagaagtgtaaaacatactatagtttgttactgtttctagtgtaatatgctttgttattgtacagaggtgtttgtacattattagagtaatgaaaggagttggctagttgatactcatagagtaattatctatttggtttgtcgtcatgccagatacatggtaacttggcacttgctttgtatttatgcaacttcaacttgaaatgtataatgtacag
This sequence is a window from Coregonus clupeaformis isolate EN_2021a chromosome 7, ASM2061545v1, whole genome shotgun sequence. Protein-coding genes within it:
- the LOC123491275 gene encoding uncharacterized protein LOC123491275, with translation MYAVLDEQSNKSLAKTEFFNLFNINDNSAPYTMKTCSGVTETSGRRAVNFMVESIDGHKQLTLPTLIECDMMPDDRMEIPSPDIVHHHPHLQPVADKIPAVDPDAPILLLLGRDILRVHKSLDADAEIRPDVTAFVTKVSGAQFGSHRFERFSNWKALNRATARLIHVARSFHKSADDNNCRGWHQCKKPCSTSELSQAKTAIIHCVQHEVFKEEFKCLEKGKELPKQSTLKKLNPVIDEDGLLRVGGRLSSADLSQDEKHPLIIPRTHHVATLLVRHYHEQVAHQGRHFSDGAIRAAGFWIIGSKHLVSGIIHKCVTCRKVRGKSVDQKMADLPADRLTSEPPFTSVGLDVFGPWNVITRRTRGGSADSKRWAVLFTCMSTRAVHIELIESMSTSSFINALRRFFSIRGPAKVLRSDRGTNFIGACRELGIDTNDSELTKYLSDKGCTWIFNPPHSSHMGGSWERLIGVARRILDAMLFQTGSTRLTHEVLSTLMSEVMAIINARPLVSVSTDPDMPAILTPSMLLTQKTNATSAPSGYFHMNDLHGKQWKQVQCLADTFWKRWRQEYLTTLQRRRKWTAEKPNVKVGDVVLLKDSQTHRNDWPVGLVVKTFPSTDGKVRKVELKVVKQGIAKVFLRPISEIVVLLSEAS